Sequence from the Candidatus Cloacimonadota bacterium genome:
AGGATTTGTATGATTCTTGGTGCTCCTTTAACAAAACACGCTGTACCAGTACAGATATTGATTACATATTTACCCCTCGGTTTCATCGAAAAAGCATTGTAAAAAGTAACGACACTATAGACTTTATTTACAGGAATATTTAACTCTTCTGCTATAAATTTTTGAACTTCAGCAGGTAAATAACCAAATAAATGCTGTGCTTGATGTAATATTTCTATCAAGGGATTTCTTAAACTCTTCTTATCTTCAATTACTTCTTTCAATTTCTGGTAAAGTTTGTTCTCATCGTGCATTGTACCTCCGGAATCTATCTAACAATATCATTATTTACAGGTGACATTTTTTATATACCCTTTTTTTTGGCAAGCTAATCTGATGTCCCTAAGAGTAGGATTTTCTAAATAAAATTCGCTATATCCCTTTCCAATATCTTCCAGATAATGAGCATCAGAACTTCTTATAAGGTAATAACCGGCTAACTCGGGATGTCTCTCAAGAAACTTATCGATATCACAAGTAGCAGTAATACCTAAGGCCAAGAAATTATAATCTTTAGGGATAAAACCTAATTGTCCTATTATGCTATAAGCGTCAGAATCAATATGAGCTGGAAAGTAAAAACAATCGATTTTATTAAGCTTATTGATCAAAGCATCTAAAGTCCATTGAGAAGAATTGATCAAAGCTCTTTTCTCAAATCGAAGTATATTTTCATTTTCGTCGATAATTACTTGATCACCAAAAAAATCTGGATTGTTATCGACAGGTAATAGAGATTCGTAAAGTTCCTTATCAAACTCAGTAGCGACTATTTCATTTTCAAAGAGGGCAATAATATGGATCTCTTCGATGGTCTGAATCTCTACTCCCCAAAAAAATGTTAGTCCATACATTTGGGCTACTTTTTGATAAACAGAGCAGTTTGCCATTGAATTATGGTCTGTAATAGCAATAATCGATAAACCCATGTTTTTAGCAGTTTTGACAACATCTTTGGCAGACATTTCTAAGCTACCACAGGGTGATAACACAGAGTGGATATGTAAATCAGCTCTATACCAATTCAAGATTCCTACTTATAATAAAAGTGTCTTATTTATTTATTGAGCATCAGATATAGTTCGCCTGCTATAGTAAAGCTAGATTGTGAGCTAGAAACTAAACAGATATTCTCTTCTTCAGCTTTTTTGATTACTTCTTGTTCAGGCATAGTATCTTTAGCAAATATAATACAGGGGATATTGACAAGTGAAGCTACTGCTATGGAATTAAGATGTTTCATGATAGTAATCCAAACCTGATTTTCTTTAGCATTCCCCATAACATCGCTTAGCAAATCTGATACATACCCATCATTAACTATAATGTTTTCAATGTCAACTGATGGAGTTAACACCTTTCCTTCAATAGTTTCGATAAAACTCTTCAAAGTTACTGGCATATTTTCCCCTTATAAAATAGAGTTATTTTTCTTTTTCTTGTCTCTTTTTCTGGCGTTTTAGACGTACTAAACAATCACTTATTTTCGCCTTTCCCTGAACTATGTCCTCTGCTAAAGCTTTGCATGTCGGTGAACCACAAACACCACAATCCAAGCCAGGAAGTATTTGAACTATTTCTTTCACTTTTTTCATCTTTTCTAAGGCACTCTTGATATCTTTATCTAACTCCATTATTGATCGTGGTTCTAATGGTAATACATCAAAATAACCTTCCTTATATAACTTGAAAAAGTAATCGAAGTCCATTTCCTTTTTTTTCGTATTCTTGGTGATTTTTTTTATTCTGTTAGTAGCGACAAATGGATTTTCTACGTTTAATTCACCACCTACACAACCAAGTTGACAGTTTCTCAACTCGATATAATCATATTGGTCTAAACGGTGACTTTCTATATTAGATAAGATATCAATAACATTATGAATACCACTTATTGCCAAAGTCACTATATCATCGGCAGCAACTTCTTCTGCTTCCATACCTGATAGTGCCCAACTTAAACCATTAGCATAGCTTTGAATCTTTGTCCCGTCATTATTAAGCTCTTTGAGAATATCCATTACCTTTGAATAGATT
This genomic interval carries:
- a CDS encoding PHP domain-containing protein, with protein sequence MNWYRADLHIHSVLSPCGSLEMSAKDVVKTAKNMGLSIIAITDHNSMANCSVYQKVAQMYGLTFFWGVEIQTIEEIHIIALFENEIVATEFDKELYESLLPVDNNPDFFGDQVIIDENENILRFEKRALINSSQWTLDALINKLNKIDCFYFPAHIDSDAYSIIGQLGFIPKDYNFLALGITATCDIDKFLERHPELAGYYLIRSSDAHYLEDIGKGYSEFYLENPTLRDIRLACQKKGYIKNVTCK
- a CDS encoding NAD(P)H-dependent oxidoreductase subunit E, whose protein sequence is MHDENKLYQKLKEVIEDKKSLRNPLIEILHQAQHLFGYLPAEVQKFIAEELNIPVNKVYSVVTFYNAFSMKPRGKYVINICTGTACFVKGAPRIIQILSELLDINLGETTEDKLFTLTAVRCVGACSLAPVFVIGEDTYGRIETRKQLQDIITKYRTEA